One region of Salvia miltiorrhiza cultivar Shanhuang (shh) chromosome 3, IMPLAD_Smil_shh, whole genome shotgun sequence genomic DNA includes:
- the LOC131016171 gene encoding probable glucuronoxylan glucuronosyltransferase IRX7 isoform X1 — translation MSLQLETNRPTQKKALFYARMKLLHSRNNNLSKNLCYKFFKYVIWFSISLYFLSSLIITRHNPTISRTTISRSKPSRALMEEDPRLDSSAHAGLFNGMKIYVYDLPAKFNGEWLANERCSRHLFAAEVAIHRALMNSEVRTFDPWQADFFFVPVYVSCNFSQVNGFPAIGHARSLMASAIQHVSSQLPFWNRSLGADHVFVASHDFGSCFHTMEDMAIAEGVPEFLRNSIILQTFGVEHKHPCQEVENVVVPPYVSPESVRATLEASPLTGRRDIFAFFRGKMEVHPKNVSGRYYSKRVRTTILRKYGNDRRFYLRRHRFAGYQSEIARSKFCLCPLGWAPWSPRLVESVALGCVPVIIADGIRLPFPGAVPWAEISLTVAEADVDKLGGILAHVAATNLTAIQRNLWDPRVRKALLFEDEVSEGDATWQVLVGLSGKLDRSHRKWRVSSE, via the exons ATGAGCTTGCAGCTGGAAACCAATCGACCCACCCAGAAGAAAGCCTTGTTCTATGCTAGGATGAAGCTTCTGCACAGCAGAAACAATAATCTATCTAAAAATTTATGTTACAAATTCTTCAAATATGTCATCTGGTTTTCAATCTCGCTCTATTTCCTCTCCTCCTTGATCATCACCCGCCACAACCCCACCATATCCAGAACCACCATCTCCCGCTCTAAGCCCTCCCGAGCTCTCATGGAGGAAGACCCCCGCCTCGATTCCTCCGCCCATG CAGGTTTGTTCAATGGGATGAAAATCTATGTTTACGATTTGCCGGCCAAGTTCAACGGCGAGTGGCTGGCGAACGAGCGGTGCAGCCGGCACCTGTTCGCGGCGGAGGTGGCGATTCACCGGGCTCTGATGAACAGCGAGGTGAGGACGTTCGACCCATGGCAGGCGGACTTTTTCTTCGTCCCCGTTTATGTGTCATGCAATTTCAGCCAAGTCAACGGCTTCCCCGCCATTGGCCACGCCCGCTCTCTCATGGCCTCTGCAATTCAACACGTTTCCTCGCAACTACCCTTTTGGAACCGCTCTCTCGGCGCCGACCACGTCTTCGTCGCCTCCCATGATTTCGGCTCTTGCTTCCACACCATG GAGGATATGGCGATCGCGGAAGGGGTGCCGGAATTTCTAAGGAATTCGATAATTTTACAAACGTTTGGGGTGGAACATAAGCACCCGTGTCAGGAGGTGGAGAACGTGGTGGTTCCGCCGTACGTGTCGCCGGAGAGCGTACGTGCCACCCTGGAGGCGTCGCCGCTGACCGGCCGCCGCGACATATTCGCGTTTTTCAGGGGCAAAATGGAGGTCCACCCCAAGAATGTCAGCGGTCGTTACTACAGCAA GCGCGTGCGGACCACGATACTCCGGAAATACGGAAACGACCGGCGGTTCTACCTCCGGCGCCATAGATTCGCCGGCTATCAATCAGAGATCGCGCGGTCCAAGTTCTGCTTGTGTCCACTTGGGTGGGCCCCGTGGAGCCCGAGGCTGGTTGAGTCCGTGGCGCTTGGCTGCGTCCCGGTGATCATAGCGGATGGGATACGGCTGCCCTTCCCCGGCGCCGTGCCGTGGGCGGAAATCAGCCTGACGGTGGCGGAGGCTGACGTGGATAAGCTCGGTGGCATCCTCGCACACGTGGCGGCGACGAACCTGACAGCTATACAGCGGAACCTGTGGGACCCGCGGGTGAGGAAAGCACTACTATTCGAGGACGAGGTCTCGGAAGGAGACGCCACGTGGCAGGTTCTGGTTGGCCTATCGGGGAAGCTGGACAGGTCCCACAGGAAGTGGAGGGTTAGCAGCGAGTGA
- the LOC131016171 gene encoding probable glucuronoxylan glucuronosyltransferase IRX7 isoform X2, with translation MSLQLETNRPTQKKALFYARMKLLHSRNNNLSKNLCYKFFKYVIWFSISLYFLSSLIITRHNPTISRTTISRSKPSRALMEEDPRLDSSAHGLFNGMKIYVYDLPAKFNGEWLANERCSRHLFAAEVAIHRALMNSEVRTFDPWQADFFFVPVYVSCNFSQVNGFPAIGHARSLMASAIQHVSSQLPFWNRSLGADHVFVASHDFGSCFHTMEDMAIAEGVPEFLRNSIILQTFGVEHKHPCQEVENVVVPPYVSPESVRATLEASPLTGRRDIFAFFRGKMEVHPKNVSGRYYSKRVRTTILRKYGNDRRFYLRRHRFAGYQSEIARSKFCLCPLGWAPWSPRLVESVALGCVPVIIADGIRLPFPGAVPWAEISLTVAEADVDKLGGILAHVAATNLTAIQRNLWDPRVRKALLFEDEVSEGDATWQVLVGLSGKLDRSHRKWRVSSE, from the exons ATGAGCTTGCAGCTGGAAACCAATCGACCCACCCAGAAGAAAGCCTTGTTCTATGCTAGGATGAAGCTTCTGCACAGCAGAAACAATAATCTATCTAAAAATTTATGTTACAAATTCTTCAAATATGTCATCTGGTTTTCAATCTCGCTCTATTTCCTCTCCTCCTTGATCATCACCCGCCACAACCCCACCATATCCAGAACCACCATCTCCCGCTCTAAGCCCTCCCGAGCTCTCATGGAGGAAGACCCCCGCCTCGATTCCTCCGCCCATG GTTTGTTCAATGGGATGAAAATCTATGTTTACGATTTGCCGGCCAAGTTCAACGGCGAGTGGCTGGCGAACGAGCGGTGCAGCCGGCACCTGTTCGCGGCGGAGGTGGCGATTCACCGGGCTCTGATGAACAGCGAGGTGAGGACGTTCGACCCATGGCAGGCGGACTTTTTCTTCGTCCCCGTTTATGTGTCATGCAATTTCAGCCAAGTCAACGGCTTCCCCGCCATTGGCCACGCCCGCTCTCTCATGGCCTCTGCAATTCAACACGTTTCCTCGCAACTACCCTTTTGGAACCGCTCTCTCGGCGCCGACCACGTCTTCGTCGCCTCCCATGATTTCGGCTCTTGCTTCCACACCATG GAGGATATGGCGATCGCGGAAGGGGTGCCGGAATTTCTAAGGAATTCGATAATTTTACAAACGTTTGGGGTGGAACATAAGCACCCGTGTCAGGAGGTGGAGAACGTGGTGGTTCCGCCGTACGTGTCGCCGGAGAGCGTACGTGCCACCCTGGAGGCGTCGCCGCTGACCGGCCGCCGCGACATATTCGCGTTTTTCAGGGGCAAAATGGAGGTCCACCCCAAGAATGTCAGCGGTCGTTACTACAGCAA GCGCGTGCGGACCACGATACTCCGGAAATACGGAAACGACCGGCGGTTCTACCTCCGGCGCCATAGATTCGCCGGCTATCAATCAGAGATCGCGCGGTCCAAGTTCTGCTTGTGTCCACTTGGGTGGGCCCCGTGGAGCCCGAGGCTGGTTGAGTCCGTGGCGCTTGGCTGCGTCCCGGTGATCATAGCGGATGGGATACGGCTGCCCTTCCCCGGCGCCGTGCCGTGGGCGGAAATCAGCCTGACGGTGGCGGAGGCTGACGTGGATAAGCTCGGTGGCATCCTCGCACACGTGGCGGCGACGAACCTGACAGCTATACAGCGGAACCTGTGGGACCCGCGGGTGAGGAAAGCACTACTATTCGAGGACGAGGTCTCGGAAGGAGACGCCACGTGGCAGGTTCTGGTTGGCCTATCGGGGAAGCTGGACAGGTCCCACAGGAAGTGGAGGGTTAGCAGCGAGTGA